Proteins found in one Sporosarcina sp. FSL K6-3457 genomic segment:
- a CDS encoding FtsW/RodA/SpoVE family cell cycle protein: MKLPKKPADRFDWTLAFILLLFCLVSLFAIASAQTSGQYNFNFVPLQIRWYVVGAAIIAMAMYLEPEQYKKMSWLLYGLGVALLVFLYFAPGGKDQIAEMRLGAKRWLHLPVIGTIQPSEFIKTFFILGMARAVSAHHEKFTDKTLKTDFFLLGKIMMVLFLPLFFIIQQPDLGTSLVFIAITAAIVIVAGISWRILFPLFSGTAAIGGGLLWMALYAQDFLEDKLGFSRYQFKRVYSWLDPYSYPSDEGYNLLTSMTAIGSGGLTGKGFQGREVYIPENHTDFIFSVIGEEYGFIGACLVITLFFILIYHLTKVSLELKDPFSVYVCTGIIAMITFHVFENIGMTIQLLPITGIPLPFISYGGSSLMSNMLAIGLVFSMKFHHRTYLFESDDED, from the coding sequence ATGAAATTACCTAAAAAGCCTGCCGACCGGTTCGACTGGACGCTTGCTTTTATATTATTGCTTTTTTGTCTTGTTAGCTTATTTGCGATTGCATCTGCACAAACATCCGGACAATACAACTTCAATTTCGTTCCACTTCAAATTAGATGGTACGTCGTCGGTGCAGCGATTATTGCGATGGCTATGTATTTGGAGCCCGAACAATATAAAAAAATGTCTTGGCTGTTATACGGACTTGGCGTAGCCTTACTTGTTTTCCTATACTTTGCTCCTGGCGGAAAAGACCAAATTGCCGAGATGCGACTAGGCGCCAAAAGATGGCTCCACTTACCAGTAATCGGAACGATACAACCTTCTGAGTTCATCAAGACTTTTTTCATTCTTGGGATGGCGCGTGCCGTGAGTGCACACCATGAAAAATTTACGGACAAGACACTGAAAACAGACTTTTTCCTTCTTGGAAAGATTATGATGGTTCTTTTCCTCCCACTCTTTTTCATCATCCAGCAGCCTGATCTAGGAACATCTCTTGTGTTTATCGCAATAACGGCAGCAATTGTGATTGTTGCCGGCATCTCATGGAGAATTCTATTTCCCCTGTTCTCTGGAACAGCTGCAATCGGCGGAGGACTATTATGGATGGCTCTCTATGCGCAAGATTTCTTAGAGGATAAGCTCGGTTTTTCTCGCTATCAGTTCAAAAGGGTTTATTCCTGGCTTGATCCATACTCTTACCCTTCAGATGAAGGCTATAATCTACTGACATCCATGACCGCAATCGGTTCAGGTGGATTGACCGGAAAAGGCTTTCAAGGTCGAGAAGTGTATATTCCTGAAAACCACACGGATTTCATATTTAGTGTTATCGGTGAGGAATACGGTTTCATAGGTGCTTGTCTTGTGATTACATTATTTTTCATCCTCATTTATCATTTAACAAAAGTCTCTCTTGAATTGAAAGACCCTTTTAGTGTTTACGTTTGCACAGGGATTATTGCGATGATTACGTTTCATGTATTTGAAAATATCGGTATGACGATTCAACTATTACCGATTACAGGAATTCCATTACCATTCATCAGTTACGGTGGAAGCTCGCTCATGAGCAACATGCTCGCTATCGGACTTGTCTTCAGCATGAAATTCCATCACCGAACGTATCTTTTCGAATCGGATGATGAGGATTAA
- a CDS encoding alpha/beta hydrolase, with protein sequence MKTGVLFIHGFTGGSFEVRPLVNYLSSKTDWRMSIPILPGHDVTLELGKVSAESWLMEAELALRKLQKEVDRVIVVGFSMGGLIAMYLALRYKIDKLVLLSAAAKYISPRNLLEDMGIMLAESVTKKYPPNTFYHLYEYKLMHTPLRAIIEFLRIVKTVEPYYGRITTPVCIVQGKKDGIVPFASAEHLFKKIGSEKKELIKSELGKHHICYSDDCDNWFGEVFEFMKQKEFV encoded by the coding sequence ATGAAGACGGGTGTACTGTTTATCCATGGTTTCACCGGAGGTTCTTTTGAAGTTCGGCCATTAGTTAACTACTTGAGTAGTAAAACCGACTGGCGGATGTCCATCCCGATATTACCTGGGCATGATGTAACGCTAGAACTTGGGAAGGTATCAGCTGAGTCTTGGTTGATGGAAGCAGAGCTTGCACTCAGAAAACTACAAAAAGAAGTCGACCGTGTTATCGTGGTCGGCTTTTCCATGGGTGGGCTTATAGCCATGTATTTAGCATTGCGCTATAAAATCGATAAATTAGTGCTGTTAAGTGCAGCGGCAAAATATATAAGCCCACGTAATCTTTTGGAAGATATGGGCATCATGTTAGCCGAATCGGTTACGAAAAAATATCCGCCGAATACATTTTATCATTTGTATGAATATAAATTGATGCACACGCCACTACGTGCAATTATCGAGTTTTTACGGATTGTGAAAACAGTGGAACCTTATTATGGGCGGATTACAACACCAGTTTGTATTGTACAAGGGAAAAAAGACGGCATTGTACCGTTTGCTTCTGCTGAGCATTTGTTTAAAAAAATAGGCTCCGAAAAAAAGGAACTCATAAAATCAGAACTTGGGAAGCATCATATCTGTTACAGCGATGACTGTGACAATTGGTTTGGTGAAGTGTTCGAGTTCATGAAGCAGAAGGAGTTTGTCTAG
- a CDS encoding MFS transporter: MKKAILLLMSVQFFVYLGFGIIIPILPEVIVQQGFSEVHVGGLLTVYALASFFTAPLWGALSDRTGRKKLIMTGLIGFSLSFFLFALFIENLPLLYMSRIVGGVFSGALYTAVTGFVADMTDEDNRNKYMGLLGMSIGLGFIFGPAIGGVLGHSSLQLPFIASGALTLLLMIYASIILKEPERRGQANKRAILPKGGATLWQYRIRYLFLFSFMVTFLLAGLEATFQLFQMTKIDITPLQLGYLFMASGFVDAAIQGGVVRRVKNGTETTWMICAQIVAAVGLLLIPFTSSLIWAGFALSVFTGGNALARTVLVSLTTKESGGKYGTAAGMAYSMDNMGRIIGPLLFTWIFTQQAGNMYFISAILAVLAVGLIFAFRKSAKSLRNLEAVVE; this comes from the coding sequence ATGAAAAAAGCAATCCTTCTACTCATGTCCGTTCAATTTTTTGTGTATTTGGGATTCGGGATCATTATTCCGATTCTCCCTGAAGTCATTGTGCAACAAGGCTTCTCTGAAGTACATGTCGGCGGATTACTAACTGTTTATGCACTTGCTTCCTTCTTCACCGCACCACTCTGGGGTGCATTGTCAGATCGAACAGGAAGAAAGAAACTGATTATGACGGGGCTAATCGGCTTCAGTCTTAGCTTCTTCTTATTTGCCTTATTCATTGAAAACTTACCTCTTCTGTATATGTCACGCATAGTTGGCGGTGTTTTCTCAGGAGCACTTTACACGGCTGTGACGGGATTTGTTGCAGATATGACAGATGAGGATAATCGGAATAAATATATGGGATTGCTCGGTATGTCAATTGGACTCGGTTTCATTTTTGGTCCAGCAATCGGCGGTGTACTTGGTCATTCGAGCCTTCAGCTTCCGTTCATCGCATCCGGCGCATTAACCTTACTGTTAATGATTTATGCGAGCATCATTTTGAAAGAACCAGAGCGACGTGGGCAGGCTAATAAACGAGCAATACTCCCTAAAGGTGGCGCTACGCTATGGCAATACCGCATTCGTTATCTGTTCCTGTTTTCCTTCATGGTGACGTTCCTACTAGCTGGACTTGAAGCTACATTCCAACTATTCCAAATGACCAAAATTGATATTACGCCTCTTCAGCTCGGTTACTTGTTCATGGCCAGTGGTTTTGTCGACGCAGCTATTCAAGGTGGTGTCGTTCGTCGTGTGAAAAATGGCACGGAAACCACATGGATGATTTGTGCGCAAATCGTAGCTGCCGTAGGGCTTCTGCTTATCCCATTCACCTCCAGCCTCATTTGGGCAGGGTTTGCGTTGAGCGTATTCACAGGTGGGAATGCACTCGCTCGGACAGTTTTGGTTTCATTGACGACAAAAGAGTCCGGTGGCAAATACGGAACAGCCGCGGGAATGGCCTACTCTATGGACAATATGGGGCGCATCATCGGACCTCTCTTATTTACATGGATTTTCACGCAACAGGCAGGCAATATGTATTTCATCTCTGCCATTCTTGCGGTCCTGGCAGTCGGATTGATCTTTGCGTTTAGAAAGTCTGCTAAATCATTGCGGAATTTAGAAGCCGTAGTTGAATAA
- a CDS encoding DEAD/DEAH box helicase produces MTNFSELNISESTQRALSKMGFEEATPIQEGTVRFGMEGLDVIGQAQTGTGKTAAFGIPIIEKIDTRNPAVQALVIAPTRELAIQVSEEIYKIGADKRARILSVYGGQEIGRQIRALRNNPQIIVGTPGRILDHIKRKTLKLDGVQTLVLDEADEMLNMGFIEDINTILASVPAERQTLLFSATMPGPIRKIAETFMKNPEIVKIKSKEMTVENIEQFFVKSQEREKFDILSRLLNVHQPELAIVFGRTKRRVDELSHALSIRGYIAEGIHGDLTQAKRMSVLRQFKEGKVDILVATDVAARGLDISGVTHVYNFDIPQDPESYVHRIGRTGRAGKSGVAITFVTPREMGYLRIVEETTKKRMTPLTPPSSDEALVGQQRLAVEQLAEIVEKNELSDYTHLASELLAKFDANDIVAAAIRSLTREPNDTPVSISEERPLPARGGGGGRSSGGYKGNRSGGRSSGNGGGRGYGGGASRRSSGGSRDGARRDSGRSRSTKTER; encoded by the coding sequence TTGACGAATTTTTCAGAATTAAACATCAGTGAATCAACACAACGTGCTCTAAGTAAAATGGGGTTCGAAGAAGCAACACCAATCCAAGAAGGTACTGTCCGTTTTGGTATGGAAGGTCTTGACGTTATTGGTCAAGCACAAACAGGTACGGGGAAAACAGCAGCATTTGGTATTCCAATCATTGAGAAAATCGACACAAGAAACCCAGCGGTACAAGCACTTGTTATCGCACCAACACGTGAGTTGGCTATTCAGGTTTCTGAAGAAATCTACAAAATTGGTGCTGACAAACGTGCACGCATTCTATCTGTTTATGGTGGGCAAGAAATTGGACGCCAAATCCGTGCGTTGCGCAACAACCCACAAATTATCGTAGGAACACCAGGACGTATCCTTGACCATATTAAACGTAAAACATTGAAACTCGATGGCGTACAAACGCTTGTACTTGATGAGGCAGATGAAATGTTGAACATGGGCTTCATCGAAGACATCAACACAATTCTTGCAAGTGTACCGGCTGAACGTCAAACACTTTTATTCTCAGCTACAATGCCTGGACCAATCCGTAAAATTGCAGAAACATTCATGAAAAACCCGGAAATCGTTAAAATCAAGTCAAAAGAAATGACTGTTGAAAACATCGAGCAATTCTTCGTGAAATCACAAGAGCGCGAGAAGTTTGATATCCTGTCACGTCTATTGAATGTTCACCAACCAGAACTTGCAATTGTTTTCGGTCGTACAAAGCGTCGTGTGGATGAGCTTTCGCACGCACTAAGCATTCGCGGCTATATCGCAGAAGGAATTCACGGTGACTTGACACAAGCAAAGCGTATGTCAGTTCTTCGTCAGTTCAAAGAAGGTAAAGTAGACATTCTTGTTGCGACTGACGTTGCGGCACGTGGACTTGATATCTCAGGTGTTACACATGTTTATAACTTCGATATTCCACAAGATCCTGAAAGCTATGTGCACCGTATTGGTCGTACTGGACGTGCTGGGAAAAGTGGAGTGGCGATTACGTTTGTTACACCACGTGAAATGGGTTATCTACGTATCGTTGAAGAAACAACTAAAAAGCGTATGACTCCATTAACGCCTCCATCCTCTGACGAAGCACTTGTAGGTCAGCAACGTCTAGCGGTTGAGCAGTTAGCGGAAATCGTTGAGAAAAACGAATTGAGTGATTACACGCATTTAGCGTCTGAATTGCTTGCTAAATTCGATGCGAATGACATTGTTGCAGCAGCAATTCGTTCGTTGACACGCGAGCCGAATGATACGCCTGTATCGATTTCAGAAGAGCGTCCATTGCCAGCACGTGGCGGTGGCGGCGGTCGTAGCAGTGGTGGTTATAAAGGCAATCGCAGCGGTGGCCGTTCATCAGGTAACGGCGGTGGCCGCGGTTATGGTGGCGGCGCATCTCGTCGTAGTAGCGGCGGAAGCCGTGACGGAGCAAGAAGAGATAGCGGTCGTTCACGTAGCACGAAAACAGAACGTTAA
- a CDS encoding DMT family transporter, which produces MSWIILIIAGLFEVAFVVTMKLSEGFRNKKYTALTVLSGALSFFLLSFAMKELPVGTGYAVWTGIGAAGSVLIGMFFFHEKRSALKFLFLSFIIAGVAGLKIFG; this is translated from the coding sequence ATGTCTTGGATCATCCTAATCATTGCAGGTCTATTCGAGGTAGCATTTGTCGTCACTATGAAACTATCCGAAGGCTTTCGCAATAAAAAATATACGGCACTAACTGTGTTGTCAGGCGCACTCAGCTTCTTTTTGCTGTCATTTGCGATGAAGGAATTGCCTGTTGGCACGGGGTATGCGGTTTGGACAGGAATTGGCGCAGCAGGTAGCGTACTAATTGGTATGTTTTTCTTTCATGAAAAGCGTAGTGCCTTAAAATTTCTTTTTTTATCTTTCATTATTGCAGGAGTTGCCGGACTGAAGATTTTTGGCTGA
- a CDS encoding FtsW/RodA/SpoVE family cell cycle protein: MKLINKPKERFDWTLAFILLLFCLISLFAIASAQTTGQYKYSSGELINFVPSQIQWYIVSCILIAITMYLEPEQYKKAAWFIYGGGLFLLALLHFLPDGMSLVAPRNGAKSWFHLPGIGSIQPAEFMKTFFIIGLARMITQHHEKFLEKTLKTDFYLLGKILVTMLVPLAFIMMQSDLGTGLVFIAITAALIIVSGITWRIIVPIFAGTATIGVTLLLLALYAQEFLQDTFGFKSYQAARIYSWLDPYSYSSDEGMHLITSLNAIGSGEIFGKGYKGREVYVAESHTDFIFTSIGEDWGFIGASLVICMYFFLIYHLTKITLELKDPFSTYICAGIIAMITFHVFENIGMTIQLLPITGIPLPFISYGGSSLMGNMLAIGLVFSMKFHHRTYMFSSDDDNE; this comes from the coding sequence ATGAAATTGATTAATAAACCAAAAGAACGTTTTGACTGGACACTTGCGTTCATCTTATTACTATTTTGCTTGATAAGCTTATTTGCGATTGCCTCTGCGCAGACAACCGGGCAATACAAATACAGCTCGGGCGAACTCATTAACTTCGTTCCATCGCAAATTCAATGGTATATCGTCAGCTGTATCCTCATTGCCATCACCATGTACTTGGAGCCTGAACAGTATAAAAAGGCAGCTTGGTTTATTTATGGCGGCGGGCTTTTTCTACTCGCTCTTTTGCATTTCCTTCCTGATGGCATGAGCCTCGTAGCACCAAGAAACGGCGCCAAGAGCTGGTTCCATCTTCCCGGAATCGGGAGCATTCAGCCTGCCGAGTTCATGAAGACCTTTTTCATCATCGGTTTAGCGCGAATGATAACGCAACACCATGAGAAGTTTCTGGAAAAAACATTAAAAACAGATTTTTATTTACTCGGGAAAATATTAGTCACTATGCTTGTCCCCCTCGCATTCATCATGATGCAATCAGATCTTGGGACAGGGCTCGTGTTCATCGCGATTACAGCAGCATTGATTATCGTTTCGGGAATTACATGGCGCATCATCGTACCCATTTTTGCTGGAACTGCCACAATTGGAGTTACGCTGCTATTGTTAGCATTGTACGCACAGGAATTTCTGCAGGATACGTTTGGCTTCAAGTCCTATCAGGCGGCAAGAATTTACTCATGGCTTGATCCCTACTCCTATTCGTCTGATGAAGGGATGCATCTCATTACATCACTCAATGCAATTGGATCGGGCGAAATTTTTGGTAAGGGCTATAAAGGTCGGGAAGTGTATGTGGCCGAAAGTCATACCGATTTCATCTTCACATCAATTGGGGAGGATTGGGGATTTATTGGGGCGAGCCTTGTCATTTGTATGTACTTCTTTCTCATCTATCATTTGACGAAGATTACACTTGAATTGAAAGATCCGTTCAGTACGTATATTTGTGCAGGGATTATTGCCATGATTACATTCCATGTTTTCGAAAACATCGGTATGACGATTCAATTGTTGCCTATCACAGGAATTCCACTACCATTCATCAGTTACGGCGGAAGCTCGCTGATGGGCAATATGCTGGCCATTGGGCTAGTGTTTAGTATGAAGTTCCATCATCGGACCTATATGTTCAGTTCAGATGATGACAATGAATAA
- a CDS encoding DMT family transporter: MAWIYLLIAGITEIVWAIGLKEAHGFTVLLPSIVTIVFIVISFFLFAKAMEAIPIGTAYAIFTGIGAAGTAVVGILLFAEGAGAGKLFFLGLLLVGIVGLKLADGKGEAE; encoded by the coding sequence ATGGCATGGATATATCTATTAATTGCAGGCATCACTGAAATTGTTTGGGCGATTGGGTTGAAGGAAGCGCATGGCTTCACCGTTCTATTACCATCTATCGTGACGATTGTTTTCATCGTCATTAGTTTCTTTTTATTCGCCAAAGCGATGGAAGCCATTCCAATCGGTACGGCATATGCTATATTCACGGGAATTGGAGCAGCAGGAACGGCCGTTGTCGGCATCTTGCTATTTGCAGAAGGTGCAGGGGCAGGGAAACTATTTTTCTTAGGACTGTTACTAGTGGGAATTGTTGGCTTGAAACTTGCGGATGGAAAGGGGGAGGCTGAATAA
- a CDS encoding UDP-N-acetylmuramoyl-tripeptide--D-alanyl-D-alanine ligase, producing MKRKLTEMAAWIQATGQHMDDVLVTGVSIDSRTVQAGDLFIPFRGEQVNGHHYVQRALEQGAVASLWMTDEPNPPADVALIFVDNPELALQEMARTYRGLLSCKVIGITGSNGKTSTKDLVASVLAPYFNVRKTEGNFNNELGLPLTILSLDENTEIAVLEMGMSGFGEISFLSTLAKPHFAIITNIGEAHMQDLGSRAGIAQAKFEIIDGLQQGGQLFYDGDEPLLQELVKQSVIESISFGHNKGTVLSLEKIESGDDGSHFTVKGLLNGQFTIPVYGAHQVKNALVAILIANELGVDAEAIRVALRSASLTDMRMQPVVVANGALIINDAYNAAPTSMRAALAFIQETNLRQDKWVVLADMLELGLEEQEYHEQLANEILLMDLKGILLFGPRMKWLYDALQKRDVKPQLLWSEREYTPIIDVLRDATGADSIILLKGSRGMALENILKGLNG from the coding sequence GTGAAACGGAAATTGACAGAAATGGCCGCATGGATACAGGCGACGGGACAGCATATGGATGATGTGCTCGTCACGGGTGTGTCCATCGATTCGCGGACTGTGCAGGCAGGGGATTTGTTCATCCCCTTTCGCGGCGAACAGGTGAACGGTCACCATTATGTACAGCGTGCTCTTGAACAAGGGGCGGTTGCTTCTTTATGGATGACAGACGAACCGAATCCGCCGGCCGATGTAGCATTAATCTTTGTGGATAATCCCGAGCTTGCGCTTCAAGAAATGGCGCGTACTTACCGAGGACTGCTGTCATGTAAGGTCATTGGTATCACAGGGTCTAATGGTAAAACGTCTACTAAGGATCTTGTCGCGAGCGTGTTGGCACCTTACTTTAATGTTAGAAAAACGGAAGGTAACTTCAATAATGAGCTTGGTTTGCCCTTGACGATCCTGTCACTGGATGAGAATACAGAAATCGCAGTTTTAGAAATGGGCATGAGCGGCTTTGGAGAAATTTCGTTTTTATCGACATTGGCAAAGCCGCATTTCGCGATTATTACGAATATCGGGGAAGCGCATATGCAGGATCTTGGTTCACGTGCGGGAATTGCACAAGCGAAATTTGAAATTATTGATGGACTTCAACAAGGTGGTCAGCTGTTTTACGATGGTGATGAACCATTGTTGCAAGAACTAGTGAAGCAGTCTGTTATTGAATCGATATCATTTGGCCATAATAAAGGAACGGTGTTGTCACTTGAGAAAATTGAATCAGGTGATGATGGGAGTCACTTTACAGTAAAAGGTTTGTTGAATGGACAATTTACCATTCCCGTTTACGGTGCCCATCAAGTAAAGAACGCACTCGTTGCGATTTTAATTGCGAATGAGTTGGGAGTTGACGCTGAGGCAATTCGCGTAGCTCTACGCAGCGCCTCGTTGACAGATATGCGCATGCAGCCTGTTGTGGTTGCGAATGGTGCACTCATTATAAATGACGCGTATAACGCAGCGCCAACATCGATGCGTGCAGCGCTTGCCTTCATTCAAGAGACGAATTTACGGCAAGATAAGTGGGTCGTACTTGCAGATATGCTTGAATTGGGTTTAGAAGAGCAGGAATACCATGAACAACTTGCAAACGAGATTTTGCTGATGGACCTGAAAGGAATTTTGTTGTTTGGACCACGCATGAAGTGGCTATACGATGCATTACAAAAACGTGATGTTAAACCGCAATTACTTTGGTCGGAAAGAGAGTATACACCGATTATCGATGTGTTGCGTGATGCTACAGGAGCTGATTCCATTATTTTATTAAAAGGTTCACGTGGAATGGCACTTGAAAATATACTTAAAGGGTTGAATGGGTGA
- a CDS encoding Lmo0850 family protein: MAKEVDLKKIISNLAKLGVSATITKSRLEMLKALAPPAQDPQIQS, from the coding sequence ATGGCTAAAGAAGTTGATTTGAAGAAGATCATCTCCAACTTGGCGAAATTGGGTGTTTCGGCGACGATAACGAAATCCCGTCTGGAAATGCTGAAAGCCCTAGCGCCACCTGCACAAGACCCACAAATTCAATCCTAA
- a CDS encoding D-alanine--D-alanine ligase, with the protein MKKKLGIVYGGKSAEHEVSLSTARAVTQAVDFGKYEVIPVYITYGGEWRRGSALEGPVATLEELRLAGDSNGKPDSIHDFLNGEALDIIFPLLHGTNGEDGTVQGLFEVMNIPYVGNGVLASSAGMDKVVMKQLFAQVDLKQVPYVFFLRSGWAQERQQLVEKMEQELSWPMFVKPANLGSSVGISQATDRESLIAAVDLALKFDRRIIVEQGVVAREIEMGVMGNDEPACSVPGEIKPVTAFYDYEAKYKDGNTALVIPAQVTEEVTKTMKEMALRAYKVLDCSGLVRADFFVTSTDEVLINEVNTMPGFTPTSMFPLLWQQTGVAYPELIDKLIELAIQRHAEKQNIQYTMD; encoded by the coding sequence TTGAAAAAAAAATTAGGTATTGTATATGGTGGAAAGTCAGCGGAGCATGAGGTGTCATTGTCAACGGCACGCGCGGTGACGCAAGCGGTGGACTTTGGGAAGTATGAAGTGATTCCGGTTTATATTACGTATGGCGGCGAATGGCGCAGAGGTTCAGCACTAGAAGGACCAGTGGCGACACTTGAGGAGCTTCGACTTGCAGGAGATAGCAATGGAAAACCGGATAGCATTCATGATTTCTTGAACGGGGAAGCGCTCGATATCATTTTCCCGCTGCTTCACGGTACGAATGGAGAAGACGGCACGGTCCAGGGATTATTTGAAGTGATGAATATTCCATATGTAGGGAATGGTGTGTTGGCATCTTCCGCAGGCATGGACAAAGTGGTGATGAAGCAGTTATTTGCACAGGTTGACTTGAAGCAAGTGCCTTACGTCTTCTTTCTACGCAGTGGCTGGGCGCAAGAACGTCAACAACTAGTAGAGAAAATGGAACAGGAACTCAGTTGGCCGATGTTTGTCAAACCAGCGAATCTTGGATCGAGTGTTGGCATTAGCCAGGCGACAGACAGAGAAAGTCTGATTGCAGCAGTCGATCTGGCGTTGAAATTTGACCGCCGTATCATTGTTGAACAAGGCGTTGTGGCGCGCGAAATTGAAATGGGTGTTATGGGCAATGACGAGCCAGCCTGTTCAGTACCGGGGGAAATAAAACCAGTAACTGCATTTTATGATTATGAAGCAAAATATAAAGATGGCAATACAGCACTGGTCATCCCGGCGCAAGTGACAGAAGAAGTCACGAAGACAATGAAAGAGATGGCGTTACGTGCTTATAAAGTGCTCGACTGTTCAGGTCTTGTACGTGCAGATTTCTTTGTGACATCAACGGATGAAGTGCTTATTAACGAAGTGAATACGATGCCGGGCTTTACGCCGACGAGCATGTTCCCATTGCTGTGGCAGCAAACAGGTGTGGCGTATCCTGAGCTAATCGACAAACTGATTGAACTTGCGATACAACGTCATGCGGAAAAACAAAACATACAATATACGATGGATTGA
- a CDS encoding PH domain-containing protein, protein MRAQPVNRISEKGLRVWRLYGMIQTALLLLVAIGAGVLAYFFEGPWWIYAIATVAVLLFAYLFIYLFPKVRWMRWRYEVRESEIELQHGLFIVKRTLIPMVRVQHVDTAQGPILRKYNLAEITISTAATNHTIPALVTEEADELRGRISVLARVAVDDV, encoded by the coding sequence ATGAGGGCGCAACCGGTTAATCGGATATCGGAAAAAGGATTGAGAGTATGGAGATTGTACGGCATGATACAAACAGCGCTATTGTTGCTGGTCGCAATAGGTGCGGGTGTCTTAGCGTATTTCTTTGAGGGACCATGGTGGATTTATGCTATTGCTACAGTAGCTGTACTATTATTTGCCTACTTATTCATTTACTTATTCCCTAAAGTGAGATGGATGCGATGGCGCTACGAGGTACGTGAATCGGAAATTGAATTACAACATGGCCTTTTTATTGTAAAACGGACACTGATTCCGATGGTACGGGTACAGCATGTAGACACTGCGCAGGGACCGATTCTGCGGAAATATAATTTGGCTGAAATTACAATTTCAACTGCGGCGACGAACCATACGATTCCGGCGTTAGTGACAGAAGAGGCGGATGAGTTACGGGGAAGAATTTCAGTACTCGCAAGGGTGGCGGTAGACGATGTCTGA